The Paenibacillus uliginis N3/975 genome has a window encoding:
- a CDS encoding gamma carbonic anhydrase family protein, protein MNLEYKGIWPSIHPSVFVAEGAKNIGDVTIGADSTVWFNAVLRGDLAPIIIGDRCNIQDGVVGHVNTDQPLILADEVSVGHSAIIHGCTIGKGSLIGMGAILLNGADVGEYALIGAGSVVTENKVIPPYTLSLGTPAKVIRELTEEDLLRMKRTMESYVQKGKEYRQF, encoded by the coding sequence ATGAATTTAGAGTACAAGGGTATTTGGCCGTCTATACATCCTTCTGTTTTCGTAGCAGAGGGTGCGAAAAATATCGGGGACGTGACGATCGGAGCCGATTCGACGGTATGGTTCAATGCTGTGCTGAGAGGCGACCTGGCTCCCATTATCATCGGTGACAGATGCAACATTCAGGACGGAGTTGTAGGTCATGTAAACACAGATCAGCCTCTAATTCTTGCCGATGAAGTGTCGGTTGGTCATTCGGCAATCATTCACGGGTGTACGATCGGAAAAGGTTCGCTTATTGGAATGGGTGCCATTTTGTTAAACGGTGCTGATGTTGGTGAATACGCTTTAATCGGTGCAGGATCAGTTGTAACAGAAAATAAAGTAATCCCACCCTACACGCTTTCTCTTGGCACACCTGCCAAAGTGATTCGTGAACTGACAGAAGAAGATTTGCTTCGAATGAAGCGAACCATGGAAAGTTATGTGCAGAAAGGGAAAGAATACAGGCAATTCTAA
- a CDS encoding MBL fold metallo-hydrolase, protein MQQLVRVSERFVYLPPYQETDRPVLAAISGDKYTLIIDAGNSADHAKQWLSQLGEKNIKGDWLVLTHWHWDHVFGLSEMNMPIICFTGTLDRVKEMQLLSWEDSALDERVREGSEIPFCADAIKKEFPEQRDIMIPTPDMTFTSKMSLNLGGVTCIIEHVGGDHSPDSSIIYIPVEKILFLGDCLYANMYAKNWCYTVEKVTNMIAKLEQYDTEIAFLSHAEQPMTREEYRAYLDLLSNSAELTERFKGDTGLVAEEMSAMLQRPLNELETETIQFFINGYMQ, encoded by the coding sequence ATGCAGCAATTAGTTAGAGTATCGGAGCGTTTCGTCTACTTGCCGCCTTATCAGGAAACGGATCGGCCTGTGTTGGCTGCGATTTCGGGAGATAAGTATACACTGATCATCGATGCGGGAAACTCTGCAGACCATGCGAAGCAATGGCTTTCTCAATTAGGTGAGAAGAACATTAAGGGAGACTGGCTTGTTTTAACACATTGGCATTGGGACCATGTTTTTGGCCTAAGTGAAATGAATATGCCTATTATATGTTTCACCGGGACATTAGACCGTGTAAAGGAAATGCAGCTGTTATCCTGGGAAGACAGTGCTTTGGACGAACGTGTAAGAGAGGGCAGTGAAATACCTTTTTGCGCAGATGCCATAAAAAAAGAGTTCCCTGAACAACGAGACATCATGATTCCAACCCCTGATATGACATTTACTTCAAAAATGTCACTTAATTTGGGCGGAGTTACTTGTATTATTGAACATGTTGGCGGTGATCATTCGCCTGACTCTTCCATTATCTATATACCTGTGGAGAAGATTCTTTTTCTCGGGGATTGTCTTTATGCCAATATGTACGCAAAAAATTGGTGTTATACGGTGGAGAAGGTAACCAATATGATCGCTAAGCTTGAACAATATGACACGGAAATAGCTTTCCTGTCTCATGCAGAACAGCCCATGACAAGGGAAGAATATCGGGCGTATCTCGATCTGCTATCAAATTCGGCGGAGCTGACGGAGCGCTTTAAAGGAGATACAGGGCTCGTTGCGGAAGAGATGTCTGCTATGCTCCAGAGACCGCTGAATGAACTTGAGACGGAAACGATACAATTTTTCATAAATGGTTATATGCAGTAA
- a CDS encoding histidine phosphatase family protein, giving the protein MLIGFIRHGLTDWNAIGKIQGQTDIPLNEEGRLQARLLGERLLQEPYKWDFIVSSSLSRAEETGSIIASMLNIPMLEPDIRLRERAYGQVEGLTASEREMRFGEEWKLQDLGQETDLDLQARGMEFLEEMWNKYPKGNMLVVSHGGFLAQLYGTLYKDRIVERIGNLSITILEKKDVDWVPLLFNCTRHLLEKQH; this is encoded by the coding sequence ATGCTGATCGGCTTTATACGTCACGGTCTGACAGATTGGAATGCTATTGGTAAAATTCAAGGGCAGACAGATATTCCGTTGAATGAGGAGGGGCGCCTTCAGGCACGGTTGCTGGGAGAACGTCTGCTTCAAGAACCGTATAAATGGGATTTTATCGTCAGTAGCAGTTTATCACGTGCAGAAGAGACAGGGTCCATTATAGCCTCCATGTTGAACATTCCTATGCTTGAGCCTGATATCCGCCTGCGCGAGCGAGCATACGGTCAGGTGGAAGGACTTACCGCCTCTGAGCGAGAGATGCGTTTTGGAGAGGAATGGAAGCTTCAGGATTTGGGACAGGAGACGGATCTGGACCTTCAAGCAAGAGGAATGGAATTTCTGGAAGAAATGTGGAATAAGTATCCCAAAGGTAATATGTTGGTCGTCAGTCACGGAGGCTTTCTTGCCCAACTGTACGGCACGCTGTACAAAGACCGCATTGTAGAGAGAATCGGAAATCTGTCTATTACAATACTAGAGAAAAAGGATGTGGACTGGGTTCCGCTGCTGTTTAACTGTACGAGACATCTATTGGAGAAACAACACTGA
- a CDS encoding anti-sigma factor family protein translates to MNCEEAQELMGYVWDLPDNDLRRIRLRQHIQTCRSCAMEYEMFEESLRIVHELEHEVLEARAESINRNVMDRIYRDFPRLVEENEKGKSVGRIFRKRLILMISGFAALFGSSFLYFAFRGNTKKLQPEMPVTGILPTGVAGDGSIITEGQKYKIPGTNSGIIDPLVVGIDPSQPQYWMVLSVLGVGLALFFLMRLNRVVRR, encoded by the coding sequence ATGAATTGCGAGGAAGCCCAAGAGCTGATGGGGTACGTCTGGGATCTCCCGGACAACGATCTGAGGCGAATCAGGCTGAGACAGCATATACAGACATGCCGCTCATGTGCAATGGAATATGAAATGTTTGAAGAGAGTCTCAGGATCGTTCATGAACTGGAACATGAAGTATTAGAAGCAAGGGCTGAAAGTATCAACCGAAATGTTATGGATCGTATCTATCGTGATTTTCCTCGGCTCGTTGAAGAGAACGAAAAGGGGAAATCCGTTGGGCGTATATTCCGTAAACGATTAATACTCATGATATCTGGTTTTGCCGCTTTGTTTGGCAGCAGTTTTTTATATTTCGCTTTCAGGGGTAATACTAAAAAACTACAACCTGAAATGCCGGTCACAGGTATTCTGCCAACCGGTGTTGCGGGAGACGGTTCGATTATTACGGAGGGTCAAAAATACAAAATTCCAGGGACGAACAGCGGTATTATTGATCCCTTGGTAGTAGGTATAGATCCAAGTCAGCCGCAGTACTGGATGGTTTTGTCTGTGCTGGGTGTAGGACTTGCACTGTTTTTCTTAATGAGACTAAACCGAGTCGTAAGACGTTAA
- a CDS encoding RNA polymerase sigma factor has product MTDSQLIFEIKQGNVDLYSELMRRYQRKILAFVYHMLKSSNLELIAEDLCSETFYKAFRSLHSFREVDASFSTWLYTIARNTVLSELRKQRRGTLPLEESGVVPIAPLEIAPEQAILRSERVALVREAINNLPEKQRSALILREYDQLDYQEIADILGQTVSSVKSLLFRARGSVKIQLEPYFAEPLYTELEGMSSR; this is encoded by the coding sequence ATGACGGATTCCCAGTTAATATTTGAGATCAAACAAGGAAACGTTGATTTATACTCAGAATTAATGCGAAGATATCAACGAAAAATATTAGCTTTTGTATATCATATGTTAAAAAGCTCTAACTTGGAGCTAATAGCTGAGGATTTATGCTCGGAAACGTTCTACAAAGCTTTCCGCAGTTTGCACTCTTTCCGCGAGGTGGACGCTTCGTTCTCAACCTGGTTATATACGATTGCACGTAATACCGTGCTCAGTGAGCTCCGGAAGCAGCGCAGGGGCACTCTTCCATTGGAAGAAAGCGGCGTCGTTCCAATCGCTCCACTGGAAATTGCACCGGAGCAGGCAATTCTTCGCAGCGAGCGGGTAGCTTTAGTACGTGAAGCAATCAATAATTTACCGGAAAAACAGCGCTCGGCGCTTATTCTGCGTGAGTACGATCAGTTGGACTATCAAGAAATCGCGGATATTTTGGGACAAACCGTTAGCTCGGTTAAATCCTTGTTATTTAGAGCACGGGGCAGTGTAAAGATACAACTCGAGCCTTATTTCGCTGAGCCGCTATATACGGAACTCGAAGGGATGAGCAGCAGATGA
- a CDS encoding prephenate dehydrogenase, protein MTTNTITKVAIFGVGLIGGSLALCLKGKPGITVTGYAHTQDYADQVIAREVVDQVTLSPEEAAWDADFIFLCVPVGSLEHYITLLSGLQLKPGCIISDVGSTKASITDCAERLVLKDACFIGGHPMAGSERSGVKAASSLLFENAYYVLTPAENVPADKVDSLSVLLSHTRAHIVTVEPQLHDQIVGAISHLPHIIAVALVNQICSYNEDNPLYQTLAAGGFRDITRIASSDPVVWRDILLNNRKVMMPLLRDWNDGILQFMAMLESQDGSAIEDAFRRAGDFRNELPERRKGVIVSRYDLYLEVPDHPGIIGRITTDLGQKSINLSNIQIIESREDVPGVLRLSFQNEREQERAKDLLQSHGYTVYH, encoded by the coding sequence ATGACAACAAATACTATAACTAAAGTAGCTATATTCGGCGTCGGACTCATTGGTGGATCTTTGGCGCTTTGTTTAAAAGGAAAACCAGGCATAACCGTTACAGGTTATGCCCATACGCAGGATTATGCAGATCAAGTCATCGCCCGGGAAGTCGTCGATCAGGTGACATTGTCGCCTGAGGAGGCCGCCTGGGATGCTGACTTTATATTTTTGTGCGTACCTGTCGGCAGCCTGGAGCATTATATAACCCTTCTCAGTGGCTTACAGCTGAAGCCCGGCTGTATCATATCTGATGTAGGCAGTACCAAAGCAAGTATTACAGACTGTGCTGAAAGGCTTGTTCTGAAAGATGCTTGCTTTATCGGTGGGCACCCCATGGCGGGATCTGAAAGATCCGGCGTTAAAGCGGCTTCATCACTGCTGTTCGAGAACGCGTATTACGTACTGACTCCAGCAGAGAATGTGCCTGCGGACAAGGTGGATTCTCTAAGCGTTCTGCTGTCTCATACCCGTGCACACATTGTAACGGTAGAGCCACAGCTACATGATCAAATTGTTGGAGCGATCAGTCATCTACCGCATATCATCGCTGTAGCACTCGTGAACCAGATATGCAGTTACAATGAGGATAATCCGTTGTACCAGACCTTGGCAGCCGGAGGCTTCCGTGACATTACCCGAATTGCATCCAGCGATCCAGTGGTATGGCGTGATATCCTTCTCAATAACCGGAAGGTAATGATGCCGCTGCTTAGAGACTGGAATGATGGAATTCTGCAATTCATGGCTATGTTGGAAAGCCAGGACGGCTCTGCCATTGAAGATGCTTTTCGCCGGGCAGGAGATTTCCGGAACGAGCTGCCAGAAAGACGTAAGGGTGTAATCGTGTCTCGATATGACCTGTATTTGGAAGTGCCCGACCACCCTGGAATCATCGGCCGGATAACGACAGATCTTGGACAGAAGAGCATCAACTTAAGTAACATTCAAATTATCGAGAGCAGGGAAGATGTACCGGGTGTACTAAGGCTGTCTTTCCAAAACGAGCGCGAGCAGGAGCGAGCAAAAGATCTGCTGCAGTCGCACGGATATACTGTTTATCATTAA
- the hisC gene encoding histidinol-phosphate transaminase gives MKPKANIVNLPVYQPGKPVEEVKRELGLSEVIKLASNENPYGCSPLAKEAIIAELSNLSMYPDGNATELKEELASVMGVNKDQIIFGCGSDEIIALITRAYLEPGDETIMADQTFSVYKTNADIENAVSIEVPLVDGTHDLDAMLAAISNRTKIVWICNPNNPTGTIISEDKLLRFMDSVPSNVMVVLDEAYSEFVTDSSYPKSLNLLSRYHNLVVLHTFSKIYGLASLRIGYGIAQADVISLINRVREPFNTGRPAQAAAKAALHDQKFVESCRQSNAEGIVYLQKEFDRLGLQYFPAHGNFILVDVQTSGSDVFKSLLNKGVIVRSGFARYPNYIRVSVGTPEQNKAFIGVLEEVLRDVKSPV, from the coding sequence ATGAAGCCTAAAGCGAATATTGTGAATCTCCCGGTATACCAACCCGGGAAACCAGTTGAAGAGGTAAAACGGGAACTCGGTCTGAGTGAAGTCATTAAACTGGCTTCCAATGAGAATCCTTACGGCTGTTCGCCTCTAGCGAAAGAAGCCATTATTGCCGAACTTAGCAACCTCAGCATGTATCCAGATGGAAATGCGACCGAATTGAAGGAGGAGCTTGCTTCCGTCATGGGCGTGAACAAGGATCAGATCATATTCGGATGCGGATCGGATGAAATCATCGCACTCATTACGCGTGCATATCTTGAGCCTGGTGACGAAACGATCATGGCTGATCAGACCTTTTCTGTGTATAAAACCAATGCCGACATCGAAAATGCCGTAAGTATTGAAGTACCTCTGGTCGATGGCACCCATGACCTTGATGCTATGCTTGCCGCTATCAGTAATCGAACCAAAATCGTATGGATTTGCAATCCAAACAATCCTACGGGAACAATCATTTCAGAAGATAAGCTTCTTCGGTTTATGGATTCGGTACCTTCGAATGTTATGGTTGTACTGGATGAAGCTTATTCAGAGTTTGTAACGGATTCTTCTTATCCGAAAAGTTTGAACCTGCTGTCGCGTTATCATAATCTTGTGGTTCTCCATACATTTTCCAAAATCTACGGTCTGGCATCGCTCAGGATCGGCTATGGCATCGCTCAGGCTGACGTTATCAGCTTGATTAACCGAGTGCGGGAGCCGTTTAATACGGGACGTCCAGCTCAAGCGGCTGCGAAGGCGGCACTTCATGATCAGAAATTTGTAGAGAGCTGCCGACAAAGCAATGCCGAAGGTATTGTGTACTTACAAAAAGAATTCGACCGGCTCGGGCTTCAATATTTTCCAGCGCATGGAAACTTTATCTTGGTCGATGTCCAAACCTCCGGAAGTGATGTATTTAAATCGCTGCTGAACAAAGGGGTAATCGTCCGCTCTGGCTTCGCCCGCTACCCGAACTATATTCGTGTGAGTGTGGGGACACCGGAACAAAATAAAGCGTTTATCGGAGTGTTGGAGGAAGTTCTGCGTGACGTAAAGTCGCCTGTCTAA
- the trpA gene encoding tryptophan synthase subunit alpha — MNRMDVTFDRLKGQNRTALIPFLTCGDPSVELTLDIIAELEAAGADIVELGVPYSDPLADGPVIQRASQRALKGHVTIRTCMETALRARNAGSELPFILFTYYNPVLQMGLDVFFEEVIAHDISGLIIPDLPIEEAGEIKRRAKEAGVHLIPLVAPTSHERISNIVSDADGFIYCVSSLGVTGERSDFYSGINGFIETVKKYSKVPVAIGFGISSGEQVARFSEICDGVVVGSAIVRQIEANIPLLEQESTREEGLLQIRQFVSQLKGTELYER, encoded by the coding sequence ATGAACCGGATGGATGTAACCTTTGATCGACTGAAGGGGCAAAATAGAACCGCATTGATCCCTTTTTTGACCTGTGGTGATCCGAGTGTTGAATTAACGCTTGATATTATTGCTGAGCTTGAAGCCGCTGGAGCTGATATTGTTGAACTTGGCGTGCCATATTCCGATCCGCTTGCGGATGGTCCTGTAATACAGCGGGCTTCCCAGCGTGCATTAAAAGGGCATGTCACGATACGCACATGTATGGAGACGGCCTTACGGGCAAGGAATGCAGGCAGCGAGCTTCCATTTATTTTGTTTACTTACTATAACCCGGTTCTTCAAATGGGGTTGGATGTATTTTTTGAAGAAGTTATTGCGCATGATATCAGTGGTTTGATCATTCCGGATCTGCCCATAGAGGAAGCCGGCGAGATCAAGCGTCGGGCCAAGGAAGCTGGAGTGCATCTGATCCCGCTTGTGGCACCGACTTCACATGAACGAATTTCCAATATTGTGAGCGACGCAGACGGGTTTATATACTGTGTATCCTCGCTTGGTGTAACAGGAGAACGCTCAGATTTTTACAGCGGGATTAATGGGTTTATCGAGACGGTGAAAAAATATAGTAAAGTTCCGGTGGCCATCGGCTTCGGTATCTCAAGCGGGGAACAAGTAGCCAGATTCTCTGAAATTTGTGATGGTGTCGTAGTAGGCAGTGCCATTGTTCGTCAAATCGAAGCCAACATTCCTCTGCTTGAGCAGGAGAGCACGAGGGAAGAGGGACTTTTGCAAATCCGTCAATTTGTGTCACAATTAAAAGGAACAGAATTATACGAAAGGTGA